A genomic region of Trichothermofontia sichuanensis B231 contains the following coding sequences:
- a CDS encoding RAMP superfamily CRISPR-associated protein: MTQTELSSSQRIKRNQREIIRRVIVRGCLRLESPTCLGSGDADSPTDMPLLRDSISQRALLTGSAIAGALRNYLRDYEHDYGAGEASDDLATELFGAMRRDDDGDQSPLIAYDAVSSTVPTLELRDGVKIDSKTGTASNKAKYDLEVLAAGTEFPLQFELLINRQADQPKLLQGLAIALQGLENGEITLGMKKRRGFGRCQVSQWQVWDFDLTDPVQSRQWVEYDHWTEGFLPEPPVKQSSILDALKVSLDELQDQRDRLILQATFAINGSLLIRSGQASIGRAPDVVQLKSYRNGELKPVLPGTSLAGVLRHRAERIVNTLVDSGGSANSLISDLFGNVNERAKTAKSSRLIVQEAEINNTHDLVQNRIAIDRFTGGALQGALFDEQPIFGGEFTMCIELRQPKNYEIGLLLLLLKDLWTGDLPVGGESSIGRGRLQGRSAKICHCHQGQKQEWTIDQVDHKLQVSDTEALETFVSALLDNIAGRNAA, translated from the coding sequence ATGACCCAGACTGAACTCTCCTCCAGCCAACGTATCAAACGCAATCAACGCGAGATTATCCGTCGGGTGATTGTCCGGGGTTGCCTGAGGCTGGAGTCACCGACCTGTTTGGGCAGCGGGGATGCTGATAGCCCCACGGATATGCCCCTATTGCGAGACAGTATTTCTCAACGGGCGCTGCTGACTGGGAGTGCGATCGCGGGAGCGCTGCGAAATTACTTGCGGGACTACGAGCATGACTACGGTGCCGGGGAGGCTAGCGACGATCTGGCGACTGAACTCTTTGGCGCAATGCGGCGAGATGATGACGGAGATCAGAGTCCGCTGATTGCTTACGACGCAGTTAGTAGCACGGTTCCAACCCTTGAATTACGGGATGGGGTCAAGATCGACAGCAAAACAGGCACCGCCAGCAATAAGGCCAAGTATGACCTGGAGGTGCTGGCAGCCGGTACAGAGTTTCCGCTTCAGTTTGAGTTGTTGATTAATCGGCAGGCAGATCAGCCTAAGCTACTGCAAGGGTTGGCGATCGCCCTCCAGGGCCTAGAAAACGGTGAAATTACCCTGGGCATGAAAAAGCGGCGAGGATTTGGTCGCTGTCAGGTCAGCCAATGGCAAGTCTGGGATTTTGATTTAACAGATCCGGTTCAGAGTCGCCAATGGGTAGAGTACGACCACTGGACAGAGGGATTTTTACCAGAACCACCTGTAAAGCAATCCTCAATTCTAGATGCACTTAAGGTCAGCTTAGATGAACTGCAAGATCAGCGCGATCGCCTGATTTTACAAGCGACCTTCGCTATCAATGGCTCACTGCTCATCCGTTCGGGTCAGGCTAGTATTGGTCGTGCGCCGGATGTGGTGCAGCTCAAGTCCTATCGCAATGGCGAACTGAAACCAGTATTGCCAGGAACCAGTCTAGCAGGAGTTTTGCGGCATCGGGCAGAACGGATTGTAAACACGTTAGTTGATTCAGGTGGCAGTGCAAATTCATTAATTAGCGATTTGTTTGGGAACGTGAATGAGCGGGCTAAAACAGCTAAGTCTAGTCGTCTCATTGTCCAGGAAGCAGAAATCAATAATACCCACGACTTGGTGCAGAACCGGATTGCGATTGATCGCTTTACCGGCGGTGCGTTACAGGGTGCTCTATTTGATGAACAACCGATTTTTGGTGGCGAGTTTACGATGTGCATAGAACTACGCCAGCCCAAGAACTACGAAATTGGTTTACTCCTCTTACTGCTGAAAGACCTGTGGACAGGTGACCTACCGGTTGGTGGTGAAAGTAGCATCGGACGCGGGCGATTACAGGGGAGAAGTGCTAAGATTTGCCATTGCCATCAAGGTCAAAAGCAGGAATGGACGATTGATCAGGTTGATCAC